A genomic stretch from Pontibacter liquoris includes:
- a CDS encoding glycosyltransferase family 2 protein: MHDIPSAPPVIRPLPDGEERPLWSVMIPVYNCSEYLPETLESVLQQALARPDMQIEVVDDASSDADVAALVSRIGQGRITYFRQPRNVGSLRNFEACLNRARGKLVHLLHGDDKVRPGYYEKIGALLETYPEAGAAFCRFNTFDKERDIYLPKPEMPEAGILANWLLRIGEHQRIQYAAMTVRREVYEKLGAFYGMTYAEDWEMWVRIARHYPVAYTPEVLADYRRHTTSISGKMFVTGQYLQDLTRAMKMVEAHLPAAHRKAVLQKSRTYYANYGLKIAKRLWNASRNFSHVQANVKQVLKMHRSPRLYAKIGLLYLAITFKKQV, translated from the coding sequence ATGCACGACATCCCTTCCGCACCCCCTGTTATCAGGCCGCTACCCGACGGCGAAGAACGCCCGCTCTGGTCTGTTATGATCCCGGTTTACAACTGCTCCGAGTACTTGCCCGAAACGCTGGAAAGCGTTCTGCAACAGGCCCTCGCGCGCCCGGATATGCAGATAGAAGTGGTAGACGACGCCAGCAGCGATGCCGACGTCGCAGCCCTGGTAAGCCGCATTGGGCAGGGACGGATCACCTACTTCCGGCAACCCCGGAACGTGGGGAGCCTGCGGAACTTTGAAGCCTGCCTGAACCGTGCCCGCGGCAAACTGGTGCACCTGCTGCACGGCGATGACAAAGTAAGGCCGGGCTATTACGAGAAGATCGGCGCGCTGCTGGAAACGTATCCGGAAGCCGGCGCCGCCTTCTGCCGGTTCAATACCTTCGACAAAGAGCGGGATATTTACCTGCCCAAACCTGAAATGCCTGAAGCCGGGATATTAGCTAACTGGCTCCTGCGTATTGGCGAGCACCAGCGTATACAGTATGCAGCCATGACCGTGCGCCGCGAAGTATACGAAAAGCTGGGGGCCTTTTATGGTATGACGTACGCCGAAGACTGGGAGATGTGGGTACGCATTGCGCGGCATTACCCTGTGGCTTACACGCCCGAGGTGCTGGCCGATTACCGCAGGCATACGACCTCTATTTCGGGGAAGATGTTTGTAACCGGGCAATACCTGCAGGATCTGACACGAGCCATGAAAATGGTGGAAGCGCATTTGCCGGCAGCTCACCGGAAAGCGGTGCTTCAGAAATCCCGCACCTACTATGCCAACTATGGCCTTAAAATAGCCAAGCGCCTCTGGAATGCCTCCCGTAATTTCAGCCATGTGCAGGCTAACGTGAAGCAGGTGCTCAAAATGCACCGCAGCCCCCGGCTTTACGCCAAAATCGGGCTGCTATACCTGGCCATCACCTTCAAAAAGCAAGTCTGA
- a CDS encoding acyltransferase family protein, whose amino-acid sequence MPTLSPTQPSTILEYKPQLDGLRFFAVLTVLFYHFLPMYQLIGQLLDIGVLLVFFFVLSSYLITKILLTGKDKGLAAGYGKAKIGLVFLMRRTIRIFPAYYFYLCILLLIPAADYVRENAGTYFLYVSNYEIFFSQQWGELTAHIWTLAVEEQFYIIWPWVILLTPKRHLPKVLYVIIACGILSRIILYNVLDAPATENVTLLVLTPTCLDGFGFGALLAYQHYYYGSSIRRIWRKVFLVALAVWVATVFLKNPAISIVYDRVFISLFAMFIIEGANIGYKNFFGRVLEHPVVLYLGKISYGIYLYHILAVYLFWQAFDFITQDIHRVAGIRMSRIVEFLVQPWVCFPIYVALSIGFAIASWYLLEKPINNLKRFFIYTSSKKAVPAVAQPALVSSSSVPAEMQERVVPAKQ is encoded by the coding sequence ATGCCCACTTTATCTCCTACACAACCCTCCACTATACTTGAGTATAAGCCCCAATTGGACGGACTCCGGTTTTTTGCTGTGCTTACCGTGCTTTTCTACCACTTCCTGCCCATGTACCAGCTCATTGGCCAGTTGCTGGATATCGGGGTGCTGCTGGTTTTCTTTTTTGTGCTGAGCAGTTACCTGATCACCAAAATACTGCTTACCGGCAAAGACAAAGGGCTGGCAGCGGGCTATGGAAAAGCGAAGATCGGGCTGGTGTTTTTGATGCGCCGGACCATCCGGATTTTCCCGGCATACTACTTTTACCTTTGCATTCTGTTGCTCATCCCGGCAGCGGATTATGTGCGCGAAAATGCCGGCACCTATTTTCTTTACGTATCAAATTACGAGATCTTTTTCTCGCAGCAGTGGGGCGAATTGACAGCGCATATTTGGACGCTGGCCGTGGAGGAGCAGTTTTATATTATCTGGCCCTGGGTCATCCTGTTAACACCAAAGCGCCACCTGCCCAAGGTGCTGTACGTGATCATTGCCTGTGGCATCCTGTCGCGCATCATCCTTTACAACGTGCTGGATGCACCTGCCACTGAAAACGTGACATTGTTGGTGCTCACCCCTACCTGCCTCGATGGCTTCGGCTTTGGCGCCCTGCTGGCCTACCAGCATTATTATTACGGTAGCTCGATCAGGCGCATCTGGCGGAAGGTGTTTCTCGTGGCGCTGGCGGTCTGGGTAGCCACGGTATTTTTGAAAAATCCTGCCATTTCGATTGTATACGACCGGGTGTTTATTTCGCTGTTTGCCATGTTCATCATTGAGGGAGCTAACATAGGCTATAAGAACTTCTTTGGCCGCGTGCTGGAGCACCCTGTGGTGCTATACCTGGGCAAGATCAGCTATGGCATTTACCTCTACCACATCCTGGCAGTATACCTGTTCTGGCAAGCGTTTGATTTCATAACGCAGGATATACACAGGGTAGCCGGCATCCGTATGTCTCGGATCGTTGAATTTCTGGTACAGCCCTGGGTTTGCTTCCCTATCTATGTGGCGCTTTCTATTGGTTTTGCCATTGCTTCCTGGTATCTGCTCGAGAAGCCGATCAATAACTTAAAGCGCTTCTTTATCTATACTTCCTCCAAGAAAGCAGTTCCGGCCGTGGCGCAGCCAGCACTGGTTAGTAGCAGCTCCGTGCCAGCTGAGATGCAAGAGCGTGTGGTACCTGCAAAGCAGTAG
- a CDS encoding glycosyltransferase family 2 protein: MEKATTPRITVLMPVYDAAKFLREAIDSMLQQTFTDFELLILDDGSRDESVAIVQSYTDPRIRFYQNEQNLGISPTLNKGIELAAAPYIARMDADDISYPDRLQKQYDYLLAHPDCAMVSSLVRVISEDGKFIRQDVFESAYYYYNLTFICWIYHPTVMYRKDAVQEVGMYTAAYSEDFELFWQLSRKYKIYNLPEVLLDYRVTDQSLHQVLRKEEYAQAQQEQLLRNFRYYAGEQYTLPESYVECLQHNFAPLLAEQSISSVLACIRELDRLTGYMLAKENVNRDVAAMKMAAMYKRRFIARYFLENLPPHKGIPLFIKLGYSKYLLKKLKKKLLS, encoded by the coding sequence ATGGAGAAAGCAACAACACCCCGCATTACGGTGCTGATGCCGGTTTATGACGCCGCCAAATTCCTGCGCGAGGCCATTGACAGCATGCTGCAGCAGACCTTCACGGATTTTGAGCTGCTGATACTGGATGATGGTTCCCGGGATGAGAGCGTTGCCATTGTGCAATCGTACACCGATCCCCGCATCCGCTTTTACCAGAACGAGCAGAACCTGGGCATTAGCCCGACGCTGAACAAAGGCATCGAACTGGCGGCAGCGCCATACATTGCCCGCATGGATGCCGATGATATCAGCTACCCTGACCGGCTGCAAAAGCAGTATGATTACCTGCTGGCTCACCCCGACTGCGCGATGGTTTCGAGCCTGGTGCGGGTAATTTCAGAAGATGGCAAATTTATCCGCCAGGACGTATTCGAAAGCGCATATTATTACTACAACCTCACCTTTATCTGCTGGATCTATCACCCCACGGTGATGTACCGCAAGGATGCCGTGCAGGAGGTGGGCATGTATACGGCGGCTTATTCCGAAGACTTCGAGTTGTTCTGGCAGCTCTCACGCAAGTATAAGATCTATAACCTGCCCGAGGTATTGCTCGATTACCGTGTAACGGACCAAAGCCTGCACCAGGTGCTTCGCAAAGAGGAATACGCGCAGGCGCAGCAGGAGCAATTGCTGCGTAACTTCCGCTACTATGCCGGCGAGCAGTATACTTTGCCGGAAAGTTACGTGGAGTGCCTGCAACATAATTTTGCGCCATTGCTGGCAGAGCAAAGTATAAGCAGCGTGCTGGCCTGCATACGCGAACTCGACCGCTTGACCGGGTATATGCTTGCGAAAGAAAACGTGAACCGGGATGTCGCAGCCATGAAAATGGCTGCCATGTATAAACGCCGCTTCATTGCCCGTTACTTTCTCGAGAATCTGCCGCCGCACAAGGGTATTCCCCTATTTATTAAGCTAGGCTATTCCAAATACCTGCTGAAGAAACTGAAGAAAAAACTCCTCTCCTAA
- a CDS encoding glycosyltransferase family 2 protein: protein MNHPLYLITHIYLDKQQAPPELDFSDQGHYLVFWWKNIALGHLFLQKGSEITLKEYYNKLVAAIRPAVELYAKGHLTSAGDWQQWLPEQNFCAWSNWMNSVFASRASAEVPATVPVSVIVCTRNRAVQLAKCLHMLTTLTCRPAEIIVVDNLSSDKSTKEVVQKFKGVTYVREPHLGLDIARNTGLIYAKSPVVAYVDDDVTVHPLWLYRVWETFQDPAVAAMTGLVIASELQTEAQYTFEKHWSFNRGYVDKTYDSNYFNATLTKGPPVWEIGAGANMAFRKAVFEEVGCFNELLDVGAAGCNGDSEMWYRILAHGHTIKYNPRAVVFHEHRKEFEGLKKQIFYYMRGFTTAALMQQKQHEQAGYKRHIFRVLPKYYGQLVLRGFPHYPSRYSTLWVEIKGVLSGLAFYFINRKHHTNPMR from the coding sequence ATGAATCACCCGCTTTACCTGATCACGCATATTTACCTCGACAAACAGCAGGCGCCGCCTGAATTAGACTTCAGCGACCAGGGCCATTACCTGGTCTTCTGGTGGAAGAATATTGCCTTGGGGCACCTGTTCCTGCAAAAGGGCAGTGAGATCACGCTAAAAGAATATTACAACAAACTGGTGGCAGCCATACGGCCGGCCGTCGAGCTATATGCCAAAGGGCACCTGACCTCCGCGGGGGACTGGCAGCAGTGGTTGCCGGAACAAAATTTCTGTGCCTGGTCTAACTGGATGAACAGCGTCTTTGCCAGCCGTGCCTCGGCCGAAGTGCCGGCTACCGTGCCGGTGTCCGTTATTGTGTGCACCCGCAACCGGGCCGTGCAGTTGGCCAAGTGCCTGCACATGCTGACCACCCTGACCTGCCGCCCCGCCGAGATCATCGTGGTCGACAATCTCTCTTCCGATAAATCGACGAAAGAGGTTGTGCAGAAATTCAAAGGGGTAACTTATGTCCGCGAACCACATTTAGGGCTTGATATTGCCCGCAATACCGGCCTGATCTATGCCAAATCGCCGGTGGTCGCTTATGTGGATGACGATGTGACCGTGCACCCGCTCTGGCTCTACAGGGTATGGGAAACGTTCCAGGACCCGGCTGTAGCCGCTATGACCGGCCTTGTGATCGCCTCGGAGCTGCAAACCGAAGCACAGTATACGTTTGAGAAACACTGGAGCTTTAACCGCGGCTATGTAGACAAAACCTACGACAGCAATTACTTTAACGCGACCCTAACCAAGGGCCCGCCGGTGTGGGAAATTGGGGCCGGGGCCAACATGGCGTTCCGCAAGGCCGTGTTTGAAGAGGTGGGCTGCTTTAACGAACTGCTGGACGTGGGCGCAGCAGGCTGTAACGGCGATTCGGAAATGTGGTACCGCATCCTGGCCCATGGCCATACGATTAAGTATAACCCACGGGCTGTTGTGTTCCATGAGCACCGCAAAGAGTTTGAAGGCCTCAAGAAGCAGATCTTTTACTACATGCGTGGCTTCACGACCGCGGCGCTCATGCAACAGAAACAGCACGAGCAGGCGGGCTATAAACGGCATATCTTCCGGGTACTGCCCAAATATTACGGGCAGCTGGTACTGCGCGGCTTCCCGCATTATCCTTCCCGCTACAGCACGTTGTGGGTCGAGATCAAAGGGGTGCTATCCGGGCTGGCTTTCTATTTTATCAACCGGAAGCATCATACTAACCCTATGCGCTAA
- a CDS encoding polysaccharide deacetylase family protein, producing the protein MKTALRAFLKKHFEHRALVLMYHRVSASESDIWDIAVSPENFEQQLQVLRRTKNVIPLQELAEGIKQGKVPKNSVAITFDDGYVDNFLVAKPLLEKYWLPATFFITSVNIGKTAEFWWDELEYLLLFSEHLPQQLDMTLNGNRIVFDLLQETALNELLRQQNNRWKACDEAPPTRRSELFYTLWEAIKPLPDQNQQEVMAHIRQWAGATPAARPEYQSMSEAQLLELHKSPLLTVGAHTASHPALAFHAPAYQQQELLRNTQYLQKLTGRQPNLLAYPYGNYNKDTIAVAAEMNFLAAFTTEEKPVTHRTPLYSLGRVQAKNWDATAFSAMLNQWK; encoded by the coding sequence GTGAAAACCGCGTTGCGCGCTTTCCTCAAAAAGCACTTTGAGCACCGGGCGCTGGTGTTGATGTACCATCGTGTGTCGGCCTCCGAGTCGGATATATGGGACATTGCCGTAAGCCCCGAAAACTTTGAACAGCAGCTGCAGGTGCTCCGGAGAACCAAAAATGTGATCCCGTTGCAGGAGCTGGCCGAAGGGATAAAGCAGGGCAAAGTCCCCAAAAACAGCGTGGCCATTACGTTCGATGACGGGTATGTGGACAACTTTCTGGTGGCAAAGCCGCTGCTGGAGAAATACTGGTTACCGGCTACCTTCTTTATCACGTCCGTTAACATCGGCAAAACAGCTGAGTTCTGGTGGGATGAGCTGGAATACCTGCTCCTGTTCTCGGAACACCTGCCCCAGCAGTTGGATATGACGCTTAACGGCAACAGGATCGTATTCGACTTGCTGCAGGAAACAGCGCTGAACGAGCTACTCCGACAGCAGAACAACCGCTGGAAGGCCTGTGATGAGGCGCCACCCACCCGGCGCAGCGAGCTGTTCTATACTTTGTGGGAAGCCATTAAACCACTGCCTGACCAAAACCAGCAGGAGGTGATGGCGCATATCCGGCAATGGGCCGGCGCCACCCCGGCCGCACGGCCGGAATACCAAAGTATGTCGGAAGCGCAGCTGCTGGAGCTGCACAAGAGCCCGCTGCTGACGGTGGGAGCACACACGGCATCGCACCCGGCGCTGGCCTTCCATGCGCCTGCCTACCAGCAACAAGAGCTGCTGCGCAACACCCAGTACCTGCAAAAGCTAACCGGCCGGCAGCCTAACCTGCTGGCCTACCCTTATGGCAACTATAACAAAGACACCATAGCGGTAGCAGCCGAAATGAACTTCCTGGCTGCCTTTACTACCGAAGAAAAACCTGTAACCCACCGCACGCCGCTTTATAGCCTTGGCCGGGTGCAGGCAAAAAACTGGGATGCCACGGCCTTTTCGGCCATGCTAAACCAATGGAAATAA
- the purE gene encoding 5-(carboxyamino)imidazole ribonucleotide mutase has protein sequence MAEETTTAPQPQVGIIMGSQSDLPVMEAAAEILDTLGVPYELTIVSAHRTPHRMIEYAETARKKGLKVIIAGAGGAAHLPGMVASLTTLPVIGVPVKSSNSIDGWDSVLSILQMPGGIPVATVALNGAQNAGILAAQILGTSNAVVADRLEKYKTGLKEKVMRAVDELRRGDRDLD, from the coding sequence ATGGCCGAAGAAACCACAACTGCACCCCAGCCCCAGGTGGGCATTATCATGGGCAGCCAGTCTGATTTGCCTGTGATGGAGGCTGCTGCCGAAATTCTGGACACCCTGGGCGTACCCTATGAGCTGACCATTGTGTCGGCGCACCGCACCCCCCACCGCATGATCGAGTATGCGGAAACTGCCCGTAAAAAAGGCCTGAAAGTGATCATTGCCGGCGCCGGCGGAGCCGCGCATTTGCCGGGTATGGTGGCCTCGCTCACTACCTTGCCCGTTATCGGTGTGCCGGTAAAATCAAGCAACTCCATCGATGGGTGGGATTCGGTCTTGTCGATTTTGCAGATGCCGGGCGGTATTCCCGTCGCCACGGTTGCGCTGAACGGTGCCCAGAATGCCGGCATCTTGGCTGCCCAGATCCTGGGTACAAGCAATGCCGTGGTAGCAGACAGGCTGGAGAAGTATAAAACAGGTCTGAAAGAAAAGGTAATGCGCGCAGTAGACGAGCTCCGTCGCGGCGACAGGGATCTGGACTAA
- a CDS encoding glycosyltransferase family 2 protein, with the protein MSAHTLPLVSVVLAFLNEERFLEEAIESVLHQEYQNWELLLVDDGSSDRSTAIAQKYAASYPAQIIYCEHAGHVNKGLSASRNEGIRQAKGALIACLDADDVWLPAKLAQQVAIFQRHPGIAMVAEASTYWYSWADATKKDVPISVGAPQDKVYGPAELFSHLYPLSSGAAPCPSGLMLTKDAIARVGGFEESFTKKYALYEDQAFLNKVYLKESVYISSACNNLYRQREGSIVQWVHADGQYHAVRRFFLEWFAAYLQQQQATDPGLEKLLRKALHPYHHPRLHYLTNTLPARLRRILKQSI; encoded by the coding sequence ATGTCTGCCCATACCTTACCCCTTGTATCCGTTGTGCTTGCTTTTCTGAATGAGGAGCGGTTTTTGGAAGAAGCCATTGAAAGTGTGCTGCACCAGGAATATCAAAACTGGGAACTGCTGCTAGTCGATGATGGCTCTTCGGACAGAAGCACGGCAATCGCGCAAAAATATGCTGCCAGTTACCCAGCGCAAATAATTTATTGCGAGCATGCCGGCCATGTGAACAAAGGGTTAAGCGCCAGCCGCAACGAGGGGATACGCCAGGCCAAAGGAGCGCTTATTGCCTGCCTGGATGCCGATGATGTATGGCTGCCCGCCAAACTGGCGCAGCAGGTCGCTATTTTTCAGCGCCACCCCGGTATAGCTATGGTAGCAGAAGCATCCACCTACTGGTATAGCTGGGCCGATGCCACCAAAAAGGACGTTCCCATTTCGGTGGGCGCTCCCCAGGACAAAGTATACGGGCCTGCAGAGCTGTTCAGCCACCTCTACCCCTTGAGCAGCGGTGCGGCCCCCTGCCCTTCCGGGCTGATGCTCACAAAGGACGCCATTGCCCGTGTGGGTGGTTTTGAGGAGTCTTTTACTAAAAAGTATGCCTTGTACGAAGACCAGGCCTTTCTGAACAAAGTATACCTGAAGGAGAGCGTCTATATTTCTTCGGCCTGTAATAACCTGTACCGGCAGCGCGAAGGCTCTATTGTGCAATGGGTGCACGCCGATGGACAGTATCATGCCGTGCGCCGGTTTTTCCTGGAGTGGTTTGCAGCCTACCTGCAGCAGCAACAGGCAACAGACCCGGGCCTTGAAAAGCTCCTGCGCAAGGCGCTGCATCCTTATCATCATCCCCGGCTGCATTACCTGACCAACACGCTACCTGCCCGACTGAGGCGCATCCTCAAACAAAGCATTTAG
- a CDS encoding ABC transporter ATP-binding protein: MGEVVISVENLSKVYRLGTIGTGSLRRDVQRWWTTSVLKRQDPYFQMQGGDAISADRDFLWALQNIDFDVKCGEVLGIIGSNGSGKSTLLKIISRIVRPTHGAVRGRGTVSSLLEVGTGFHQELTGRENIYISGYILGMSKEEIRKKFDEIVAFSGVESFIDTPVKRYSSGMYVRLAFAVAAHLEPDILIVDEVLAVGDADFQKKCLGKMREASHTDGRTILFVSHSMQAVNNLCDKALWLSQGKMKEMGDVSTVVNKYITGTQQFKLKQEWATPEEAPGNDLIRFKSVEIVPHRLHPGAPIDIRTPLTVKFQFWNMTDDVLLSTGLHLFTYSDECIFDVPSSATRCDKGLVEGECTIPGNFLNDGSYYFSIIVVKDTSVELFYLQECLSFDMEDYRGNIQWYGKWWGAVRPKFPFRLKQNELILQQ, encoded by the coding sequence ATGGGAGAAGTAGTAATATCAGTAGAAAACCTTTCTAAAGTATACCGCCTGGGCACCATCGGCACCGGATCCTTGCGCCGCGATGTGCAGCGCTGGTGGACGACCTCCGTGCTCAAGCGACAGGACCCTTATTTCCAGATGCAGGGAGGCGATGCCATTTCGGCCGACCGGGATTTTTTGTGGGCGCTGCAGAACATCGACTTTGATGTGAAATGCGGTGAGGTATTGGGCATCATCGGCAGCAATGGCTCGGGCAAATCCACCTTGCTCAAGATCATTTCGCGCATTGTGCGCCCTACCCACGGAGCCGTGCGGGGCCGTGGCACCGTCAGCAGTTTGCTGGAAGTGGGCACAGGCTTTCACCAAGAGCTCACCGGCCGCGAGAACATTTATATCAGCGGCTACATTCTGGGCATGAGCAAAGAAGAGATCCGCAAGAAATTTGACGAGATCGTGGCTTTCTCCGGCGTAGAGAGCTTTATCGACACGCCCGTGAAACGCTATTCTTCCGGCATGTATGTGCGCCTGGCTTTTGCCGTGGCGGCCCACCTGGAACCCGACATCCTGATTGTGGATGAGGTACTGGCGGTAGGAGACGCCGACTTTCAGAAAAAATGCCTGGGTAAAATGCGCGAAGCCTCGCACACCGACGGCCGTACCATCCTTTTCGTGAGCCACAGCATGCAGGCGGTAAATAACCTCTGCGACAAAGCGCTGTGGCTGAGCCAGGGAAAAATGAAGGAAATGGGCGATGTCTCAACTGTGGTGAACAAGTATATCACGGGCACGCAGCAGTTTAAACTCAAGCAGGAATGGGCTACCCCGGAAGAGGCACCCGGCAACGACCTGATCCGCTTCAAGTCTGTTGAGATTGTACCGCATCGGCTTCATCCCGGCGCCCCGATCGATATCCGCACCCCGCTTACCGTCAAGTTCCAGTTCTGGAACATGACTGATGACGTGCTGTTGAGCACCGGCCTGCACCTGTTCACCTATAGCGACGAGTGCATCTTTGATGTGCCCTCCAGCGCCACGCGTTGCGATAAAGGCCTGGTAGAGGGCGAGTGTACCATTCCGGGCAACTTCCTCAACGATGGCTCCTACTACTTTTCCATTATTGTCGTGAAGGATACTTCTGTCGAGCTCTTTTACCTGCAGGAGTGCCTCTCGTTCGACATGGAAGATTACCGCGGCAATATCCAGTGGTATGGCAAATGGTGGGGAGCGGTACGTCCTAAATTTCCTTTCCGGCTCAAACAGAACGAATTGATATTGCAGCAGTAA
- a CDS encoding glycosyltransferase, translating into MAEASLTDLPLVSVIIPCYNHGAYLPEAFESIWQQKYPAVEVIVVDDGSTDDTRTITEKYAGVTYIYQKNQGLSAARNTGIRHSTGELLVFLDADDWLLPGGIQANVRYLQQHPALAFVSGAHDKVFVDEGLVREEVYEVTGNHYQQLLQGNYIGMHATVMYRRWVFDALQYDVSLKFCEDYDLYLNIARKYPVAHHTHKIAAYRLHTTNMSANIPRMLATVLQVLDRQKNRLQSPAEERAFAAGHQVWKDYYSKELYQKLRRGKIPATGKALITLLKTKPSLFVKYMASQSSPTLKSLVKKNTPAFGLKLLQKMGLQKRGKPAIGQVALGDFARTSPFSTQFGYDRGGPVDRYYIENFLRAEGESIKGRALEIGDNEYTLLFGGPRITQSDILHVDATNPKATFVGDISDAPQLPSNTFDTIVLTQTLHLIYDFRAALATCHRILKPGGTLLLTVPGITPIDHGEWKETWYWAFTDKAMRRLMADAFPQGNIAVETYGNVFAATAFLYGMGLPEVPKVKLDHHDPHFQVIITVKAVKAS; encoded by the coding sequence ATGGCTGAAGCGTCTCTTACCGATCTTCCGCTGGTTTCTGTTATCATCCCCTGCTACAACCATGGCGCTTACCTGCCCGAGGCATTTGAGAGCATCTGGCAACAGAAGTATCCCGCTGTGGAAGTGATCGTGGTCGATGACGGGTCGACGGACGATACCCGGACGATAACCGAAAAGTATGCCGGGGTTACGTATATCTACCAGAAGAACCAGGGCCTTTCTGCTGCCCGCAATACCGGCATTCGGCACAGCACCGGCGAGCTGCTGGTATTTCTGGATGCAGATGACTGGCTCTTGCCCGGCGGCATACAGGCCAACGTGCGTTACCTGCAGCAACACCCGGCGCTGGCATTCGTATCAGGGGCGCACGACAAGGTGTTTGTGGATGAGGGCCTGGTGCGGGAAGAAGTCTACGAAGTGACAGGCAACCATTACCAGCAGCTGCTGCAGGGCAACTATATTGGCATGCATGCCACGGTGATGTACCGCCGGTGGGTGTTTGATGCACTGCAGTATGATGTTTCGCTTAAGTTCTGCGAAGACTACGATCTCTACCTGAACATTGCCCGTAAGTACCCGGTGGCGCATCATACGCATAAAATTGCAGCCTACCGGCTGCATACCACCAACATGTCGGCTAATATCCCGCGGATGCTGGCCACCGTGCTGCAGGTGCTCGACCGGCAGAAAAACCGCCTGCAATCGCCGGCAGAAGAGCGGGCCTTTGCGGCAGGACACCAGGTCTGGAAAGATTATTACAGCAAAGAACTCTACCAAAAGCTTCGGCGCGGGAAGATCCCCGCAACGGGCAAAGCATTGATAACACTTTTAAAAACCAAACCATCCTTATTCGTTAAGTATATGGCAAGCCAAAGCTCCCCCACGTTAAAATCACTCGTAAAAAAGAACACGCCCGCTTTCGGCTTGAAGTTGCTGCAAAAGATGGGACTACAAAAACGAGGCAAACCGGCCATAGGCCAGGTAGCACTCGGCGACTTTGCCCGCACCTCACCGTTCAGCACGCAGTTTGGCTACGACCGTGGTGGCCCGGTAGACCGCTACTACATCGAGAACTTTCTGCGGGCAGAAGGCGAAAGTATAAAAGGTCGTGCCCTGGAGATCGGCGATAACGAGTATACGCTGCTTTTTGGCGGCCCACGCATCACGCAAAGCGACATTCTGCACGTGGATGCCACCAACCCCAAAGCCACCTTTGTTGGCGACATCAGCGATGCCCCGCAGCTACCTTCCAATACCTTCGACACGATTGTGCTGACCCAGACACTACACCTGATCTATGATTTCAGGGCGGCCCTGGCTACCTGCCACCGCATCCTGAAACCAGGTGGCACGCTGCTGCTCACCGTGCCGGGCATCACCCCGATCGACCATGGTGAATGGAAGGAAACCTGGTACTGGGCCTTTACTGATAAAGCCATGCGCCGCTTAATGGCCGATGCTTTTCCGCAGGGCAATATTGCCGTAGAAACCTACGGCAACGTGTTTGCAGCCACTGCCTTTTTGTATGGCATGGGTTTGCCCGAGGTGCCCAAAGTCAAGCTCGACCACCATGACCCGCATTTCCAGGTGATCATCACTGTTAAAGCCGTAAAAGCATCGTAA